A single genomic interval of Chrysemys picta bellii isolate R12L10 chromosome 8, ASM1138683v2, whole genome shotgun sequence harbors:
- the LOC101953618 gene encoding rho GTPase-activating protein 24-like, translating to MHENKLFYNKTERILLQSQQGTSNTGQGSRTGSLCEIMFEEHPTSRYLTRSTCPEESQETNTVTSNVLGLQENLGCGPGDNSSEASPTANDFSANSTSVQHHLVSLKKQTSRQKAEYEAKITSLEQRNKELQSEIKDLHSKLGQQRKWYSLVEIKMRNAERAREDAERRNEMLQREMEEFFDTFGELTNDVKKTERKLFKVFKSIN from the exons ATGCATGAAAACAAGCTCTTCTATAACAAAACGGAACGGATACTTTTGCAAAGCCAGCAGGGAACGAGCAATACTGGTCAGGGATCCAGGACTGGCTCCCTGTGTGAAATTATGTTTGAAGAACACCCGACTTCAAGATATTTAACCAGGTCTACCTGCCCAGAAGAGTCCCAAGAAACTAACACAGTCACTTCCAATGTTTTGGGGCTACAGGAAAACTTGGGATGTGGCCCAGGAGACAACAGCAGTGAAGCATCTCCTACTGCCAATGACTTCTCAGCAAATTCAACTTCAGTGCAACACCATCTTGTCAGCCTAAAGAAGCAGACGTCCAGGCAGAAGGCAGAGTATGAAGCTAAAATTACAAG CCTGGAGCAGCGGAACAAAGAGCTGCAATCGGAGATTAAGGATCTGCATTCAAAACTGGGTCAGCAACGGAAGTGGTACAGTCTGGTGGAGATTAAAATGCGAAATGCAGAGAGGGCACGGGAAGATGCAGAAAGAAGAAATGAAATGCTCCAGAGGGAAATGGAAGAGTTTTTTGATACCTTTGGGGAATTAACAAATGATGTGAAGAAGACAGAGCGAAAACTGTTCAAAGTTTTTAAATCAATTAACTAA